A section of the Deltaproteobacteria bacterium genome encodes:
- a CDS encoding ferritin family protein yields the protein MNYDFNADEILQMAEQIEKNGAAFYRECAGKIEDPAAVKLLQDLAAMEDQHEKTFADIRSRLSAKEKESTTFDPDGEAVLYLKALADTKVFFEKSIDTGNLEEILKEAITAEKDSIVFYLGMKALVPEELGVVRVDAIIKEEMSHISLLSKELVALKRA from the coding sequence ATGAACTACGATTTCAACGCAGATGAAATTCTTCAAATGGCCGAACAGATCGAAAAAAACGGTGCCGCCTTTTACAGGGAATGCGCCGGTAAGATCGAAGACCCGGCTGCGGTTAAACTGTTGCAGGATCTCGCCGCCATGGAAGACCAGCACGAAAAAACCTTCGCGGACATCCGGTCTCGGTTGTCAGCCAAGGAAAAGGAAAGCACCACCTTCGACCCTGATGGTGAAGCCGTGCTTTACCTCAAAGCCCTGGCCGACACCAAGGTCTTTTTTGAAAAAAGCATCGACACCGGCAACCTGGAGGAAATTCTCAAAGAAGCCATAACCGCCGAAAAAGATTCCATTGTCTTTTACCTGGGCATGAAAGCGTTGGTTCCGGAAGAGCTCGGTGTGGTCCGGGTGGATGCCATCATCAAAGAAGAGATGTCACACATCAGTCTTCTCAGCAAGGAACTGGTGGCCCTGAAAAGGGCTTAA